Proteins found in one Primulina eburnea isolate SZY01 chromosome 16, ASM2296580v1, whole genome shotgun sequence genomic segment:
- the LOC140815844 gene encoding LOW QUALITY PROTEIN: AT-rich interactive domain-containing protein 6-like (The sequence of the model RefSeq protein was modified relative to this genomic sequence to represent the inferred CDS: deleted 1 base in 1 codon) has product MDFISQSKLWRVVTDITMDKSDVEMEGIETLNHDSGYDVRESEGKQHDGRVENKDENFSPSILVLEDANKSLNSGDEPSNLRNESISTKTEAVNQTAAGSAVEEQSHVSNEVVVYNTTNGELEEGKATEEGMGSGNPVEHATVEEHNTANADTGNNLIKVGQSPNKLSGSEVPLSHTSAAADRDEEEKDLAKTSQDKEVEDELKEQSKEKEVMAAEIVAVDGGDNASFPNQEEPVTPKSLAKLLPATAGEHNGETVKPVSTLATLPLTGESDDGTPEEQAIFMKDVESLYRERSMDFKPPKFYGQPLNCLKLWRAVIRLGGYDRVTGAKLWRQVGESFHPPKTCTTVSWTFRIFYEKSLLEYERHKRQSGELQFPVDPLPEAYGVDIEGNGCQGSGSGRARRDSAARAMQVWHGQDIFGHGEAGEPVAKDKNLNNMTKREKSLKSIGSVKQRRPNEVELSVKAARTETSKQLVTSVVDIGPPADWVKINVRQTKDCFEVYALVPGLLREEVRVQSDPAGRLVITGQPEQVDNPWGITPFKKIVSLPARIDPLQTSAVVSLHGRLFVRVPFEQSNI; this is encoded by the exons AT GGATTTCATTTCACAATCGAAGCTCTGGCGGGTTGTTACAG ATATCACAATGGATAAGAGTGATGTAGAGATGGAGGGTATTGAGACGCTCAACCATGATTCCGGATATGATGTTCGAGAGTCTGAAGGTAAACAGCATGATGGTAGGGTTGAAAACAAAGATGAAAACTTTTCCCCTTCAATTCTTGTACTAGAGGATGCGAATAAAAGCTTGAACAGCGGAGATGAGCCCAGTAATTTGAGAAATGAATCAATCAGCACCAAAACTGAAGCAGTGAATCAAACTGCAGCTGGTAGTGCAGTGGAAGAACAATCTCATGTCAGTAATGAAGTGGTTGTGTACAACACTACTAATGGCGAGTTGGAAGAAGGGAAGGCTACTGAGGAAGGCATGGGCAGTGGAAATCCTGTCGAACATGCTACAGTGGAAGAACATAATACAGCAAATGCTGATACTGGGAATAATTTGATTAAAGTTGGGCAATCGCCAAATAAATTATCTGGTAGTGAAGTTCCTCTGAGTCACACAAGTGCTGCAGCAGATCGGGATGAGGAAGAGAAAGATCTAGCAAAAACAAGCCAGGATAAAGAAGTTGAAGACGAGCTTAAAGAACAAAGTAAGGAAAAAGAAGTCATGGCTGCTGAAATTGTTGCCGTAGATGGAGGTGATAATGCTTCATTTCCAAATCAGGAAGAACCTGTAACTCCAAAGTCCCTTGCT AAATTGTTGCCTGCAACAGCTGGAGAGCATAATGGGGAAACTGTCAAGCCTGTTTCTACACTAGCCACATTACCGTTG ACGGGAGAGAGTGATGATGGAACACCAGAGGAGCAAGCGATATTCATGAAGGATGTTGAAAGTCTATATCGAGAGAGGTCAATGGACTTTAAACCTCCCAAATTTTATGGCCAGCCGCTGAATTGCCTGAA GTTGTGGAGAGCTGTGATTAGATTGGGCGGCTATGACAGG GTAACTGGAGCTAAATTGTGGAGGCAGGTAGGAGAGTCATTCCATCCTCCAAA gACATGCACGACAGTTTCTTGGACATTCCGTATTTTCTATGAGAAG TCTCTTCTGGAATATGAAAGGCATAAGAGACAAAGTGGCGAGCTTCAGTTCCCAGTTGATCCGCTTCCTGAAGCTTATGGTGTTGACATCGAG GGAAATGGATGTCAaggatcaggatcaggaagGGCTAGAAGAGATTCTGCGGCTCGTGCTATGCAAGTATGGCATGGTCAAGACATCTTTGGTCATGGCGAAGCTGGTGAACCAGTTGCAAAG GACAAGAATCTTAACAATATGACGAAGCGTGAGAAGAGTCTCAAGAGCATTG GTTCAGTCAAGCAAAGGAGACCAAATGAGGTAGAGCTTTCGGTTAAGGCTGCTCGGACTGAAACATCTAAGCA ACTTGTGACATCAGTTGTTGATATCGGTCCCCCAGCTGATTGGGTGAAGATCAACGTACGCCAAACT AAGGATTGTTTTGAAGTTTATGCTTTAGTCCCGGGGCTTTTACGTGAAGAG GTGCGAGTTCAATCAGATCCTGCTGGACGATTAGTCATTACAGGTCAGCCCGAGCAAGTCGATAATCCTTGGGGGATTACACCATTCAAAAAG ATTGTTAGCTTACCTGCAAGAATCGATCCACTTCAGACCTCTGCGGTGGTTAGCCTCCATGGACGCCTCTTTGTTCGTGTTCCTTTTGAGCAGTCAAATATTTGA
- the LOC140816683 gene encoding splicing factor U2af small subunit B-like — translation MAEHLASIFGTEKDRVNCPFYFKIGACRHGDRCSRLHNRPTISPTLVLSNMYQRPDMITPGVDAQGQPIDPAKIQEHFEDFYEDIFEELSKFGEIETLNICDNLADHMIGNVYVQFKEEDQAAAALQALQGRYYSGRPIIGDFSPVTDFREATCRQYEENNCNRGGYCNFMHVKMIGRELRRKLFGRYSRRSTRGRSRSRSVSPPQYYHRRDKERERDHDRRDHRGRRGGGDRHGDRHEGERRRHGGSSRRSRSPVREGSEERRARIEQWNREREEKGQ, via the coding sequence ATGGCAGAGCACTTGGCCTCAATCTTCGGCACGGAGAAAGACCGCGTGAACTGCCCGTTCTACTTCAAGATCGGCGCCTGTCGTCACGGAGACCGATGCTCCCGCCTCCATAACCGACCCACTATATCCCCCACGCTAGTCCTCTCCAACATGTATCAACGTCCGGATATGATTACCCCAGGCGTAGACGCCCAGGGACAGCCAATCGACCCAGCTAAGATACAGGAGCATTTCGAGGATTTTTACGAGGACATCTTCGAGGAACTCAGTAAATTTGGTGAAATCGAGACCCTCAACATATGTGATAATCTCGCTGACCACATGATCGGCAATGTCTATGTCCAGTTCAAGGAAGAGGATCAGGCCGCCGCTGCCTTGCAGGCCTTGCAGGGCAGGTACTATTCCGGCCGCCCAATTATTGGAGATTTCTCTCCAGTTACAGATTTTCGCGAGGCTACCTGCAGACAGTATGAGGAGAATAATTGTAACCGGGGTGGGTATTGCAATTTCATGCATGTCAAGATGATCGGCAGGGAGCTCAGGAGGAAGCTCTTTGGAAGGTACAGTCGGAGGTCGACGAGGGGCAGGAGCCGGAGTAGGAGTGTCAGCCCACCCCAGTATTACCATAGGCGGGACAAGGAACGCGAAAGGGATCACGACAGGCGGGACCACCGTGGGAGGAGGGGAGGTGGTGACAGACATGGAGATAGGCACGAGGGAGAGAGGAGGCGGCATGGAGGGAGTTCAAGGAGGAGCAGAAGTCCCGTGAGAGAAGGCAGCGAGGAGCGCCGAGCTAGGATTGAACAGTGGAATCGGGAGAGGGAGGAGAAGGGTCAGTGA
- the LOC140817229 gene encoding uncharacterized protein, with amino-acid sequence MSDHSPILLQLEANEIFYAARWFRFENSWLRDAELYGIVKSSWSGARNTDMISKLCYCAGKLDSWGRNRVVSFSREIRSCMNRLHNLHDRVDHESVQQYDDIKNKLSYLFIQQEDYWQQRAKAYCLRDGDSNFHAAASMKKKNNTITKFRDDNDNYHEDIDEICWDYLKVPGNWSRLWQLKITPKMKMFLWQAC; translated from the exons ATGTCAGACCATTCACCAATTCTGCTCCAATTGGAAGCGAATGAGATATTCTATGCAGCTCGTTGGTTTCGATTTGAAAATAGTTGGTTACGTGACGCTGAACTTTATGGGATTGTAAAATCCTCGTGGTCAGGTGCTAGGAATACAGACATGATCTCAAAGCTTTGTTATTGTGCTGGAAAGTTGGATTCTTGGGGTAGAAATCGAGTGGTAAGTTTCTCGAGGGAGATAAGATCTTGTATGAATAGGTTACATAACCTACATGATAGAGTGGATCACGAATCAGTTCAGCAATATGATGATATCAAGAATAAGCTCTCATATTTGTTCATTCAACAAGAAGACTATTGGCAGCAGAGAGCCAAAGCATATTGTTTGAGAGATGGGGACTCTAATTTTCATGCAGCTGCTtcaatgaagaagaaaaataataCTATTACTAAGTTTAGAGATGACAATGACAATTACCATGAAGACATTGATGAGATATGTTGG GATTACCTAAAAGTCCCAGGGAATTGGAGCAGATTATGGCAGCTTAAGATTACTCCAAAGATGAAGATGTTTTTATGGCAAGCGTGCTGA